The following proteins come from a genomic window of Miscanthus floridulus cultivar M001 chromosome 2, ASM1932011v1, whole genome shotgun sequence:
- the LOC136540438 gene encoding uncharacterized protein, which produces MTTREPHEASRRDGRDSHGRRPHSSSRSRRDDPSPRRRRDRSQHYRSRDEESAEVADHDQKRNRDTAQGDDPPNAESKSASDVKNGPSTRHERSPRGTKRFSESREAWRPRSFFQHNERGSAGQGGRHYDRQASDYGRQREHLSDRDKQETEGHSLQGKVELDQQKDGDSTWKHDGFFQLEEEAPLAKKRPPFQEMKVQESAATVTEPDSRSRKLDQPRLTSAMREERRNYHARGFGNHRPFLRPDDRGFRRWFPDHRSDDQRNGCDSRGRFPGRGGMDRDRFNNPYGGRSNVEQASGDQGEKWKHDLYDQTNRSPPPKTEEEQIAKVEALLAL; this is translated from the exons ATGACGACGAGGGAGCCGCACGAGGCGTCCCGGCGCGACGGGCGCGACTCGCACGGGAGGCGCCCCCACTCCTCGTCCAGGTCGCGGAGGGACGATCCCAG CCCAAGGAGAAGAAGAGACAGGTCGCAGCACTACAGAAGTCGAGATGAAGAGTCTGCGGAGGTGGCGGACCATGATCAGAAGCGGAACAGAGATACTGCGCAGGGCGATGATCCTCCGAATGCTGAGTCGAAGTCAGCGAGTGATGTGAAGAATGGCCCCTCCACCAGGCATGAGAGATCACCTAGGGGAACCAAACGGTTTTCTGAGTCGAGAGAGGCATGGCGGCCTCGGTCTTTCTTTCAG CACAATGAGCGTGGAAGTGCTGGGCAAGGTGGTCGGCACTATGACCGTCAGGCTAGTG ACTATGGAAGGCAAAGGGAGCATCTCTCTGATAGAGATAAACAGGAGACCGAGGGGCACAGTTTGCAGGGAAAGGTTGAGCTGGACCAGCAAAAGGATGGTGATTCAACATGGAAGCATGATGGATTTTTCCAGTTGGAGGAAGAAGCACCCCTTGCCAAGAAGAGGCCACCATTTCAGGAGATGAAGGTACAAGAATCTGCTGCCACTGTAACAGAACCAGATTCTAGATCAAGGAAACTTGATCAGCCTAGGCTAACTTCTGCaatgagagaagagaggagaaattATCACGCACGAGGATTTGGAAATCATCGACCGTTCCTAAGGCCAGATGATCGAGGCTTCAGAAGGTGGTTTCCTGATCACAGGAGTGATGACCAGAGAAATGGGTGTGATTCAAGGGGAAGATTTCCTGGTAGGGGAGGAATGGACAGAGACAGGTTTAACAACCCATATGGTGGGAGAAGCAACGTAGAGCAGGCTTCTGGTGATCAAGGAGAAAAATGGAAGCATGACCTGTATGATCAGACAAACAGGAGCCCGCCTCCAAAGACTGAGGAAGAGCAGATTGCAAAAGTTGAAGCGCTGTTGGCACTGTAG
- the LOC136535556 gene encoding uncharacterized protein, which yields METAAATARPGAARKRLRSQSPPCEGEGPSELKLARLRFDCDGGAKGAWEHLDLVLSLQSKELSLERKIELAVEFLTTLPNDSSHGHKVHSIQLLRLVSFIGNWVQSILNFPENSKKVLQTFDPALDCRCWEILRVCVEKKPSISISLSLLKSLSRVASHGLGRVDSNRSHADNESIELFEQVFDCMSLLFSSNTRAFFNAGVDLWASCAIEDINLAQKVSANEDDFCPVLQKLANCLLGQFSSFLRFCANPKNIFLAFVDKVLGPLLELLVLLNSQANSSKHRQSGTMLKIVEDVLSNGLFHPQHLSGYFGLSSLNKSLSAKDIKGSYHRHLFQRFKGIKTENKAVLLAGFGYLLQLFVRRARNQRTVALSGTTLGRLHKSNEGSEEPQQHRESLFEVFIKFMEPMVLECKSYSQKDFSKLGVTRLVEVHCMLKSINVMLITLIEEKIYVPTEDTLEGSYFNFLQDIYSVLISISEKMYKFWMSAVHLEDVSIKKIVPLMFAEIVSAVGSFLEIEYKVLGDDLMKLWLMIFALSAINISSKDIKPCFLLASKISSLAAQVICTFSELRQVSRSIFRLCDAVRAFRGDGPDGVQGSFSVASLSPQECLESLTTLLSSETLMGAIRTSIKSMPQGQSSRCIEELTLDLTETLNWMTDCSLEDDLNKLGEPSIARNSIFCQKSELLGRHLSEIYASVLDSITVTASNSTLIGKSIERLVNAIRPNFSHLVRNESKNLNGFISSIIGKFISKKLRANRQKIPSFSWIFCLFFRLYISCRSLYQQSIGLMPPDVATDATKLVGNPFIVCSGKEWTNPANILGKGYFALIVENSNSLLDVIESLSESLSRNCASFAPLVYILHVMALQRLNDLNRQIKALQFLLEDDAWQLDNKDIGSTQLLKESCSLEAATLMSFMMKYVKLLSSGENGPFGSYEVSGSWDLSLCSLDEGSFPIATWHLLCENIDIWNSHASKKDLKIFFSNLIRFSFTQKRPSMDKEENNGTQSSYREMTLHSISVGVLCDTFIYDQKVLLKNLASSFCHALKKSLSFVTNSDDGNALLDTSPDLMETISNLENEKLIGTGSAATHAHCIEKHWICEDFLNFFSAVPGFHANSKAFIRLINYILHLERLLLLKLLSLRCESCNPMKLLQLFICCRRALINLILKFGKECPEAKQYLAFSEKNGNSYFLVWFLRSVQEIVGSSHKIFDECTDEVNRLMFSLLDKTSELFSTLASVNSSVYLFDLKKQIESSLDGSPIERETSDHNDQTFDIVELSALECVKSMAELLQKTATGIPVTIKDGKCVVKLEDCRNVVCWKRLSCTMSCIGGFLQGLNSALESAFNDNPIASSEDKKMLLRYCSRFSSCIAKFGAFVNICVHVLFMDNKDSASRGLVSVCLPQELDCVNGFLNIEAVMDELTKCESRGLDLSKIQYMENVLLENLLKGECPFISFTLREVYNISAAIVKLNGYLSFPSDVSRQTCSPVEQLSLDTMLGTAFITLQKVADMSSWPHMSCLVWIDGVLRYLEVLGSAFTSSELKISIELYTQIVNALLRAIGKCILLQRKNATLPTHEIGSSTKTLQLQNASGYAFPKDFIDMQNRLNSLKSRLRLVLGKFLNIASNTHLNAALQVIERALVGVNQCSHSIYEVYTGNPDGGSVSSDVAAGIDCLYLILDFVPGNKRVFKRTVPGLVGALFNIVLHLQSPHIFYTQKLPPHCSVFHPDAGAAVLMCVEVITSFVGRHSFQIDASHVSQCLHVPVTLFKGFKHLLAKYCNQSVGHHADHVEYILDRQFSVDIYAACCKLLCTTLRHQQREIGHCVALLEDSVSILLGCLESTDSKMVNMAGYFAWNMEEALKCASFFRRIYEEMRQQRETLGKHAMHFLAGYISMFSGQGPFQKGITRETDEALRPGVYSLIDICEESDFQQLHTYLGEGPCRTTLADLVRDYKLHFQYQGKI from the exons ATGGAGACGGCTGCCGCCACCGCGAGGCCCGGCGCAGCGAGGAAGCGGCTGCGGAGCCAATCGCCGCCTTGCGAAGGGGAGGGTCCGAGCGAGCTCAAGCTCGCTAGACTTCGCTTCGACTGCGACGGCGGCGCCAAGGGCGCGTGGGAACACCTCGACCTCGTCCTATCCCTCCAGAGCAAGGAGCTGTCGCTCGAAAG AAAGATTGAGCTAGCAGTTGAATTTCTAACCACACTGCCAAATGACTCGAGCCACGGCCATAAGGTGCACAGCATTCAGCTATTGCGTCTGGTGTCATTTATCGGAAACTGGGTGCAGTCTATCTTAAATTTTCCTGAGAATAGTAAAAAGGTGCTACAGACTTTTGATCCAGCATTGGATTGTAGATGCTGGGAAATTTTGAGAGTTTGTGTTGAAAAGAAGCCATCCATTTCAATATCTCTGAGCTTACTTAAATCACTTAGTCGTGTTGCAAGTCATGGTTTGGGCAGAGTTGATAGCAACAGGTCACATGCTGACAATGAATCTATTGAGCTCTTCGAACAAGTGTTTGACTGTATGTCATTGCTTTTCTCCTCCAACACAAGAGCGTTCTTCAATGCAGGTGTAGATTTATGGGCCTCGTGTGCTATTGAGGATATCAATCTTGCCCAGAAGGTTTCAGCTAATGAGGACGATTTCTGCCCTGTTCTTCAGAAACTTGCAAATTGCCTCCTTGGGCAATTCTCAAGCTTCCTGAGATTTTGCGCAAATCCGAAGAATATTTTCCTTGCTTTTGTTGATAAGGTTCTAGGGCCATTGTTGGAGTTGTTAGTTTTACTTAATTCACAAGCAAATTCCAGTAAGCACAGGCAGTCAGGAACAATGTTGAAAATTGTTGAAGATGTCTTGTCAAATGGACTGTTTCATCCCCAACATCTTAGTGGATATTTCGGTCTCAGCAGTTTGAATAAATCTCTTTCTGCCAAGGATATCAAAGGAAGCTACCATAGACACCTATTTCAGCGATTCAAAGGAATAAAAACGGAAAACAAGGCTGTATTGCTGGCTGGGTTTGGTTACTTGCTTCAATTGTTTGTCAGGAGAGCTAGAAATCAAAGAACTGTAGCACTGAGTGGAACAACATTGGGTCGGCTGCACAAAAGCAATGAGGGTTCTGAAGAACCACAACAACATAGAGAATCACTTTTTGAAGTGTTTATTAAGTTTATGGAACCCATGGTGTTAGAGTGTAAATCGTATTCCCAAAAGGATTTTTCTAAGTTAGGGGTGACAAGGCTAGTAGAGGTCCATTGCATGCTGAAATCCATTAATGTGATGCTGATAACACTTATTGAAGAGAAGATCTATGTTCCTACAGAGGACACATTGGAAGGATCTTACTTCAACTTTTTGCAAGATATTTACTCTGTCTTGATCTCAATATCTGAAAAGATGTACAAATTCTGGATGTCTGCTGTGCATCTAGAAGATGTAAGCATTAAGAAGATAGTACCTTTAATGTTCGCAGAGATTGTTTCTGCAGTTGGCAGTTTTCTAGAAATCGAGTACAAAGTTCTGGGAGATGACCTTATGAAATTGTGGTTAATGATTTTTGCTTTGTCTGCAATTAATATATCTTCCAAGGACATCAAACCCTGTTTCCTgctagcttcaaagatttcaagcctcgcaGCCCAAGTGATTTGCACATTCAGTGAGCTTCGTCAG GTTTCCCGCTCGATTTTCAGGCTGTGTGATGCTGTGAGAGCATTCAGAGGTGATGGCCCTGATGGAGTACAAGGCTCATTTTCTGTGGCTTCTTTATCGCCCCAGGAATGTTTGGAATCATTGACAACATTGTTGAGTTCTGAAACATTGATGGGTGCTATTCGTACTTCAATTAAGTCGATGCCTCAAGGGCAGTCTAGTCGATGCATAGAGGAGCTTACATTGGATCTCACAGAAACATTGAACTGGATGACAGATTGCAGTTTGGAAGAtgatttaaacaaacttggagaGCCGTCCATTGCCAGGAACTCTATTTTTTGTCAGAAATCCGAACTTCTTGGCAGGCACTTATCTGAAATATATGCTAGTGTTCTTGACTCAATAACTGTCACTGCTTCAAATAGTACACTGATAGGAAAATCTATTGAAAGGTTGGTCAATGCAATCCGACCAAATTTCAGTCACTTGGTCAGAAACGAATCAAAAAATTTAAATGGATTCATTTCCTCAATTATTGGAAAATTTATATCTAAAAAACTTCGTGCCAACCGGCAGAAGATCCCAAGTTTTTCCTGGATATTTTGCCTATTCTTTCGCCTATATATATCATGTAGAAGTTTGTATCAGCAATCTATTGGCCTCATGCCTCCAGATGTAGCCACAGATGCAACAAAGTTAGTGGGGAATCCATTCATTGTATGCTCAGGAAAGGAGTGGACCAATCCAGCCAATATTCTCGGGAAGGGTTATTTTGCATTGATTGTTGAAAATTCAAACTCCCTTTTGGATGTTATTGAGAGTTTATCAGAGTCTCTCTCAAGAAATTGTGCTTCTTTTGCTCCACTTGTTTACATCTTACATGTGATGGCTCTGCAGAGACTCAATGACCTTAACAGGCAGATTAAGGCACTTCAATTTTTGCTTGAAGATGATGCTTGGCAACTAGATAATAAGGATATAGGAAGCACTCAACTATTAAAGGAATCTTGCAGCCTTGAGGCTGCTACATTGATGAGTTTTATGATGAAATATGTGAAGCTATTATCTTCAGGAGAAAATGGTCCTTTTGGGTCTTACGAAGTTAGTGGTTCCTGGGATTTGAGTCTATGTTCCTTAGATGAAGGTTCTTTTCCTATAGCCACTTGGCATCTTCTGTGTGAAAACATTGACATTTGGAACTCTCATGCCTCTAAGAAGGATTTAAAGATTTTCTTCTCTAATTTGATAAGGTTTTCTTTTACTCAAAAGAGACCTTCCATGGATAAGGAGGAGAATAATGGCACTCAATCTTCATACAGAGAAATGACTTTGCATAGTATTTCTGTGGGGGTCCTTTGTGATACATTTATTTATGACCAAAAG GTACTCTTGAAGAATTTGGCATCAAGTTTTTGTCATGCTTTAAAGAAATCGTTATCTTTTGTTACCAACTCTGATGATGGTAATGCCCTTTTGGACACTTCACCTGATTTGATGGAGACAATAAGTAACCTGGAAAATGAGAAGTTGATTGGTACAGGTTCTGCTGCTACACATGCACACTGCATAGAGAAACACTGGATCTGTGAGGATTTCCTTAATTTTTTTAGTGCTGTTCCCGGATTTCATGCAAATTCCAAGGCATTCATACGGCTTATAAACTATATTCTCCATCTTGAAAG ATTGCTGCTACTTAAATTACTAAGCCTTCGTTGTGAATCCTGCAATCCCATGAAGTTATTGCAGTTGTTTATATGTTGTCGTAGGGCTCTGATAAATCTCATCTTAAAATTCGGGAAAGAGTGCCCAGAGGCAAAACAATACTTGGCCTTTTCAGAGAAAAATGGTAACTCGTATTTTCTGGTTTGGTTTTTGAGATCTGTTCAGGAAATTGTTGGTTCGTCACATAAAATATTTGACGAGTGTACTGATGAGGTGAATAGGTTGATGTTCTCCTTGTTAGATAAGACATCAGAATTATTTTCTACACTAGCTAGTGTGAATTCATCAGTTTACTTGTTTGATTTAAAGAAACAAATTGAATCTTCCCTGGATGGTAGCCCTATTGAAAGAGAGACTTCAGACCATAACGATCAGACATTTGATATAGTAGAATTATCAGCCTTGGAGTGTGTCAAAAGTATGGCCGAACTGTTACAGAAGACTGCAACCGGTATACCTGTTACCATAAAGGACGGCAAGTGTGTTGTCAAATTAGAAGACTGCCGTAACGTTGTATGCTGGAAAAGATTGTCATGCACCATGTCTTGCATAGGAGGATTCTTGCAGGGACTTAATTCAGCACTAGAAAGTGCATTCAACGATAATCCAATAGCAAGCTCAGAGGACAAGAAAATGTTACTTCGGTATTGCTCAAGATTTAGCAGTTGTATTGCTAAGTTTGGGGCCTTTGTAAATATTTGCGTTCATGTCTTGTTTATGGATAACAAGGATTCTGCCTCTAGAGGTTTAGTTTCTGTTTGTCTTCCACAAGAGCTAGATTGTGTGAATGGTTTTCTGAATATTGAAGCAGTCATGGATGAATTGACAAAGTGTGAAAGTCGTGGACTCGATCTGTCTAAGATACAGTATATGGAAAATGTTCTTCTGGAAAACCTGTTGAAAGGTGAATGCCCATTCATATCATTCACTTTGAGAGAGGTATACAATATATCTGCTGCTATTGTTAAGCTGAACGGTTACCTATCCTTTCCAAGTGATGTTTCTAGGCAGACTTGCAGCCCTGTCGAACAGCTTTCATTGGATACCATGCTTGGGACAGCTTTCATCACTCTACAGAAAGTTGCAGACATGTCTAGCTGGCCACACATGTCTTGTCTTGTATGGATTGATGGGGTATTAAGATATCTTGAAGTCTTAGGAAGTGCATTTACATCGTCTGAGCTCAAAATCTCAATAGAATTGTATACTCAGATAGTAAATGCCCTATTGAGGGCTATTGGAAAATGCATCTTACTTCAACGGAAGAATGCAACTCTTCCTACTCATGAGATTGGCTCAAGCACGAAAACACTGCAATTACAGAATGCATCTGGTTATGCTTTTCCTAAAGATTTCATTGATATGCAGAATAGATTAAATTCATTGAAATCAAGGCTTCGACTGGTACTTGGGAAATTTCTCAATATTGCATCAAACACACATCTAAATGCAGCTCTACAAGTAATTGAAAGGGCATTGGTTGGAGTGAATCAGTGTAGTCATTCAATATACGAAGTTTACACTGGAAATCCTGATGGTGGGTCAGTTTCTTCTGATGTTGCTGCTGGGATCGACTGCCTCTATCTAATTCTTGATTTTGTACCAG GAAATAAACGTGTTTTTAAGAGAACTGTCCCTGGCCTAGTTGGCGCTTTATTCAACATTGTACTACACCTTCAGAGTCCACATATTTTCTACACTCAGAAGCTGCCGCCTCATTGTAGTGTGTTCCATCCAGATGCTGGAGCTGCTGTTCTAATGTGTGTGGAGGTTATCACTTCATTTGTGGGAAGGCATTCTTTTCAAATTGATGCATCCCATGTTTCCCAATGCCTGCATGTTCCTGTGACACTCTTCAAAGGGTTTAAGCATCTTCTAGCAAAGTACTGCAACCAAAGTGTAGGTCACCATGCAGATCATGTTGAATATATTCTTGATAGACAATTTTCAGTTGATATATATGCTGCATGTTGCAAATTGTTATGCACTACTCTTCGGCACCAACAACG CGAGATTGGGCATTGTGTGGCACTCCTGGAGGATTCAGTAAGCATACTGCTCGGTTGTTTGGAGTCCACTGATTCAAAGATGGTTAACATGGCTGGATATTTTGCTTGGAATATGGAGGAGGCACTAAAATGTGCTTCCTTTTTCAGAAGGATCTATGAAGAG ATGCGCCAGCAGAGAGAAACCCTAGGAAAACATGCCATGCACTTTCTTGCTGGTTATATTTCCATGTTTTCTGGACAGGGTCCTTTTCAGAAAGGGATAACACG AGAAACTGATGAGGCCCTGAGACCTGGTGTATATTCCCTGATTGATATATGTGAGGAAAGTGACTTTCAACAGCTCCACACATACCTGGGTG AGGGCCCATGCCGAACCACTCTTGCTGATCTGGTGCGTGACTATAAATTACACTTCCAGTATCAGGGCAAGATCTAA